One window from the genome of Lepisosteus oculatus isolate fLepOcu1 chromosome 21, fLepOcu1.hap2, whole genome shotgun sequence encodes:
- the sergef gene encoding secretion-regulating guanine nucleotide exchange factor isoform X4, translating into MAAGSLASEGLRFFAWGANSHGQLGQGHRQDRVEPGQVEEGDPAGRALRRLAGGGGHSVLLTGAGQLLVCGQNHSGQLGLGHTREVTTFHLCPGPGGQAVEQVACGWDFTLLLTDRGTLYSCGSNAFGQLGVGRPLADSAEPLHIQSLSERVVGLAAGLRHALAVTGSGHVFQWGTGLAAQAKRALCPNPVPAHLNAWEPCLVPGLDHVAPRGVAAGAYHCVCLTAGGDVFLWGSNKHKQLCVSLPFLPLPRCVDRALLGGGPATAVWSGWTHLVARTDSGRVFSWGRADYGQLGRPGDPSETGRSQPAGVPAEVDGLAGATEIACGSEHNLAIVAVLV; encoded by the exons ATGGCGGCTGGAAGCCTGGCGTCCGAGGGGCTCCGTTTCTTCGCCTGG GGGGCGAACAGCCACGGGCAGCTGGGGCAGGGCCACCGGCAGGACCGGGTGGAGCCGGGGCAGGTGGAGGAGGGCGACCCCGCGGGCCGGGCCCTGCGGCGGCTGGCCGGGGGAGGTGGGCACTCCGTCCTGCTCACGG GCGCGGGACAGCTGCTGGTGTGCGGACAGAACCACAGCGGACAGCTGGGCCTGGGCCACACCAGAGAGGTCACGACCTTTCACCTCTGCCCCGGCCCCGGCGGGCAGGCGGTGGAGCAGGTGGCCTGCGGCTGGGATTTCACTCTCCTCCTCACAG acaGGGGGACCCTCTATTCTTGCGGCTCCAATGCTTTTGGACAGCTTGGTGTTGGGCGGCCCCTAGCAGACAGCGCAGAGCCTCTGCACATCCAG tctctctctgaaCGGGTGGTAGGACTGGCCGCGGGGCTCAGGCACGCACTGGCTGTCACAG GTTCGGGCCACGTGTTCCAGTGGGGGACTGGCCTGGCTGCTCAGGCTAAGCGGGCTCTGTGCCCGAACCCGGTGCCGGCACACCTGAATGCCTGGGAACCCTGCCTGGTGCCAG GTCTGGACCATGTGGCTCCCCGTGGGGTGGCAGCTGGGGCCTACCATTGCGTCTGTCTCACAG CAGGGGGCGATGTCTTCCTCTGGGGTAGTAATAAGCACAAGCAGCTGTGCGTCTCTCTGCCTTTCCTGCCCCTGCCCCGGTGTGTGGACCGAGCCCTGCTGGGCGGGGGGCCGGCGACGGCCGTGTGGAGTGGGTGGACACACCTGGTTGCCCGGACAG ACAGCGGCCGGGTCTTCAGCTGGGGCAGGGCGGACTACGGGCAGCTGGGGCGGCCGGGCGACCCCTCCGAGACGGGCAGGAGCCAGCCGGCCGGCGTCCCCGCGGAGGTGGACGGCCTCGCCGGCGCCACCGAG ATCGCCTGTGGCTCAGagcacaacctggccatagtgG
- the tph1a gene encoding tryptophan 5-hydroxylase 1a isoform X4 — protein MYSARIDGPRRGRSFDSMNTGFEEKQLNNEMNRSTFSRIQENGDNRSQAPERGRAAVVFSLKNEEKHVNLVHIESRKSKRRSSEFEIFVDCDSNREQLNEIIQLLRAHVSAVSAGPPDNSCLPDHDMENVPWFPKKISDLDKCANRVLMYGSDLDADHPGFKDNVYRKRRKYFADLAMSYKHGDPIPRIEFTEEEVKTWGTVYRELNKLYPTHACREYLKNLPLLSQYCDCREDNIPQLEDVSRFLRERTGFTIRPVAGYLSPRDFLAGLAFRVFHCTQYVRHSSDPLYTPEPDTCHELLGHVPLLAEPSFAQFSQEIGLASLGASDDAVQKLATCYFFTVEFGLCKQEGKLRAYGAGLLSSISELKHALSGNSKIMPFDPKVTCKQECIITTFQDVYFVSESFEEAKLKMREFAKTIRRPFTVRYNPYTQSVDVLGDTTSINRVVEELRHDLDIVGDALSRLNKHLGV, from the exons ATGTATTCAGCTAGGATCGACGGGCCGAGGAGGGGCAGGTCTTTCGACTCCATGAACACGGGTTTCGAAGAGAAGCAGCTTAACAATGAA ATGAACCGCTCCACCTTCAGCAGGATCCAGGAGAACGGGGACAACAGGAGCCAGGCGCCCGAGCGCGGCCGCGCCGCCGTGGTCTTCTCGCTGAAGAATGAG gAGAAGCACGTCAACCTGGTTCACATCGAGTCCCGGAAGTCGAAGCGGCGCAGCTCGGAGTTCGAGATCTTCGTGGACTGCGACAGCAACCGCGAGCAGCTGAACGAGATCATCCAGCTGCTGCGGGCACACGTCAGCGCCGTGTCCGCCGGCCCGCCCGACAACTCCTGCCTGCCGGACCACG ACATGGAGAACGTGCCCTGGTTTCCCAAGAAAATCTCGGACCTGGATAAGTGTGCCAACAGGGTGCTGATGTACGGCTCCGATCTAGACGCCGACCACCCG GGCTTCAAAGACAACGTCTACCGCAAGAGGAGGAAGTACTTTGCGGACTTGGCAATGAGCTACAAGCA tGGGGACCCCATCCCCCGTATCGAGTTCACAGAGGAGGAGGTGAAGACCTGGGGGACGGTGTACAGGGAGCTCAACAAGCTGTACCCCACTCATGCCTGCCGCGAGTACCTCAAGAACCTGCCCCTGCTCTCCCAGTACTGCGACTGCCGCGAGGATAACATCCCCCAGCTGGAGGACGTCTCCCGGTTCCTCCGGG AACGCACAGGGTTCACTATCCGACCAGTGGCAGGATACCTGTCCCCCAGAGATTTCCTCGCTGGCCTAGCCTTTCGGGTTTTCCACTGTACCCAGTACGTGCGGCACAGCTCTGATCCTCTCTACACACCTGAACC AGACACGTGCCACGAGCTGCTGGGCCACGTGCCCCTGCTGGCGGAGCCCAGTTTCGCGCAGTTCTCGCAGGAGATCGGCCTGGCGTCGCTCGGGGCCTCGGACGACGCTGTGCAGAAACTGGCCACG TGCTACTTCTTCACGGTGGAGTTCGGGCTGTGCAAGCAGGAGGGCAAGCTGAGGGCGTACGGAGCGGGCCTGCTGTCCTCCATCAGCGAGCTCAAG CATGCCCTCTCCGGGAACTCCAAGATCATGCCCTTCGACCCCAAGGTCACGTGCAAGCAGGAGTGCATCATCACCACATTCCAGGACGTGTACTTTGTGTCCGAGAGCTTCGAGGAGGCCAAGCTCAAGATGAG GGAGTTTGCGAAGACCATCCGGCGCCCCTTCACGGTGCGCTACAACCCCTACACCCAGAGCGTGGACGTGCTGGGGGACACCACCAGCATCAACAGGGTGGTGGAGGAGCTGCGGCACGACCTCGACATCGTGGGCGACGCCCTCAGCCGGCTCAACAAGCACCTGGGGGTCTGA
- the tph1a gene encoding tryptophan 5-hydroxylase 1a isoform X5: MNRSTFSRIQENGDNRSQAPERGRAAVVFSLKNEVGGLVKALKLFQVQEKHVNLVHIESRKSKRRSSEFEIFVDCDSNREQLNEIIQLLRAHVSAVSAGPPDNSCLPDHDMENVPWFPKKISDLDKCANRVLMYGSDLDADHPGFKDNVYRKRRKYFADLAMSYKHGDPIPRIEFTEEEVKTWGTVYRELNKLYPTHACREYLKNLPLLSQYCDCREDNIPQLEDVSRFLRERTGFTIRPVAGYLSPRDFLAGLAFRVFHCTQYVRHSSDPLYTPEPDTCHELLGHVPLLAEPSFAQFSQEIGLASLGASDDAVQKLATCYFFTVEFGLCKQEGKLRAYGAGLLSSISELKHALSGNSKIMPFDPKVTCKQECIITTFQDVYFVSESFEEAKLKMREFAKTIRRPFTVRYNPYTQSVDVLGDTTSINRVVEELRHDLDIVGDALSRLNKHLGV; encoded by the exons ATGAACCGCTCCACCTTCAGCAGGATCCAGGAGAACGGGGACAACAGGAGCCAGGCGCCCGAGCGCGGCCGCGCCGCCGTGGTCTTCTCGCTGAAGAATGAGGTGGGAGGGCTGGTGAAGGCGCTCAAACTCTTCCAGGTACAG gAGAAGCACGTCAACCTGGTTCACATCGAGTCCCGGAAGTCGAAGCGGCGCAGCTCGGAGTTCGAGATCTTCGTGGACTGCGACAGCAACCGCGAGCAGCTGAACGAGATCATCCAGCTGCTGCGGGCACACGTCAGCGCCGTGTCCGCCGGCCCGCCCGACAACTCCTGCCTGCCGGACCACG ACATGGAGAACGTGCCCTGGTTTCCCAAGAAAATCTCGGACCTGGATAAGTGTGCCAACAGGGTGCTGATGTACGGCTCCGATCTAGACGCCGACCACCCG GGCTTCAAAGACAACGTCTACCGCAAGAGGAGGAAGTACTTTGCGGACTTGGCAATGAGCTACAAGCA tGGGGACCCCATCCCCCGTATCGAGTTCACAGAGGAGGAGGTGAAGACCTGGGGGACGGTGTACAGGGAGCTCAACAAGCTGTACCCCACTCATGCCTGCCGCGAGTACCTCAAGAACCTGCCCCTGCTCTCCCAGTACTGCGACTGCCGCGAGGATAACATCCCCCAGCTGGAGGACGTCTCCCGGTTCCTCCGGG AACGCACAGGGTTCACTATCCGACCAGTGGCAGGATACCTGTCCCCCAGAGATTTCCTCGCTGGCCTAGCCTTTCGGGTTTTCCACTGTACCCAGTACGTGCGGCACAGCTCTGATCCTCTCTACACACCTGAACC AGACACGTGCCACGAGCTGCTGGGCCACGTGCCCCTGCTGGCGGAGCCCAGTTTCGCGCAGTTCTCGCAGGAGATCGGCCTGGCGTCGCTCGGGGCCTCGGACGACGCTGTGCAGAAACTGGCCACG TGCTACTTCTTCACGGTGGAGTTCGGGCTGTGCAAGCAGGAGGGCAAGCTGAGGGCGTACGGAGCGGGCCTGCTGTCCTCCATCAGCGAGCTCAAG CATGCCCTCTCCGGGAACTCCAAGATCATGCCCTTCGACCCCAAGGTCACGTGCAAGCAGGAGTGCATCATCACCACATTCCAGGACGTGTACTTTGTGTCCGAGAGCTTCGAGGAGGCCAAGCTCAAGATGAG GGAGTTTGCGAAGACCATCCGGCGCCCCTTCACGGTGCGCTACAACCCCTACACCCAGAGCGTGGACGTGCTGGGGGACACCACCAGCATCAACAGGGTGGTGGAGGAGCTGCGGCACGACCTCGACATCGTGGGCGACGCCCTCAGCCGGCTCAACAAGCACCTGGGGGTCTGA
- the tph1a gene encoding tryptophan 5-hydroxylase 1a isoform X2 → MYSARIDGPRRGRSFDSMNTGFEEKQLNNEMNRSTFSRIQENGDNRSQAPERGRAAVVFSLKNEVGGLVKALKLFQEKHVNLVHIESRKSKRRSSEFEIFVDCDSNREQLNEIIQLLRAHVSAVSAGPPDNSCLPDHDMENVPWFPKKISDLDKCANRVLMYGSDLDADHPGFKDNVYRKRRKYFADLAMSYKHGDPIPRIEFTEEEVKTWGTVYRELNKLYPTHACREYLKNLPLLSQYCDCREDNIPQLEDVSRFLRERTGFTIRPVAGYLSPRDFLAGLAFRVFHCTQYVRHSSDPLYTPEPDTCHELLGHVPLLAEPSFAQFSQEIGLASLGASDDAVQKLATCYFFTVEFGLCKQEGKLRAYGAGLLSSISELKHALSGNSKIMPFDPKVTCKQECIITTFQDVYFVSESFEEAKLKMREFAKTIRRPFTVRYNPYTQSVDVLGDTTSINRVVEELRHDLDIVGDALSRLNKHLGV, encoded by the exons ATGTATTCAGCTAGGATCGACGGGCCGAGGAGGGGCAGGTCTTTCGACTCCATGAACACGGGTTTCGAAGAGAAGCAGCTTAACAATGAA ATGAACCGCTCCACCTTCAGCAGGATCCAGGAGAACGGGGACAACAGGAGCCAGGCGCCCGAGCGCGGCCGCGCCGCCGTGGTCTTCTCGCTGAAGAATGAGGTGGGAGGGCTGGTGAAGGCGCTCAAACTCTTCCAG gAGAAGCACGTCAACCTGGTTCACATCGAGTCCCGGAAGTCGAAGCGGCGCAGCTCGGAGTTCGAGATCTTCGTGGACTGCGACAGCAACCGCGAGCAGCTGAACGAGATCATCCAGCTGCTGCGGGCACACGTCAGCGCCGTGTCCGCCGGCCCGCCCGACAACTCCTGCCTGCCGGACCACG ACATGGAGAACGTGCCCTGGTTTCCCAAGAAAATCTCGGACCTGGATAAGTGTGCCAACAGGGTGCTGATGTACGGCTCCGATCTAGACGCCGACCACCCG GGCTTCAAAGACAACGTCTACCGCAAGAGGAGGAAGTACTTTGCGGACTTGGCAATGAGCTACAAGCA tGGGGACCCCATCCCCCGTATCGAGTTCACAGAGGAGGAGGTGAAGACCTGGGGGACGGTGTACAGGGAGCTCAACAAGCTGTACCCCACTCATGCCTGCCGCGAGTACCTCAAGAACCTGCCCCTGCTCTCCCAGTACTGCGACTGCCGCGAGGATAACATCCCCCAGCTGGAGGACGTCTCCCGGTTCCTCCGGG AACGCACAGGGTTCACTATCCGACCAGTGGCAGGATACCTGTCCCCCAGAGATTTCCTCGCTGGCCTAGCCTTTCGGGTTTTCCACTGTACCCAGTACGTGCGGCACAGCTCTGATCCTCTCTACACACCTGAACC AGACACGTGCCACGAGCTGCTGGGCCACGTGCCCCTGCTGGCGGAGCCCAGTTTCGCGCAGTTCTCGCAGGAGATCGGCCTGGCGTCGCTCGGGGCCTCGGACGACGCTGTGCAGAAACTGGCCACG TGCTACTTCTTCACGGTGGAGTTCGGGCTGTGCAAGCAGGAGGGCAAGCTGAGGGCGTACGGAGCGGGCCTGCTGTCCTCCATCAGCGAGCTCAAG CATGCCCTCTCCGGGAACTCCAAGATCATGCCCTTCGACCCCAAGGTCACGTGCAAGCAGGAGTGCATCATCACCACATTCCAGGACGTGTACTTTGTGTCCGAGAGCTTCGAGGAGGCCAAGCTCAAGATGAG GGAGTTTGCGAAGACCATCCGGCGCCCCTTCACGGTGCGCTACAACCCCTACACCCAGAGCGTGGACGTGCTGGGGGACACCACCAGCATCAACAGGGTGGTGGAGGAGCTGCGGCACGACCTCGACATCGTGGGCGACGCCCTCAGCCGGCTCAACAAGCACCTGGGGGTCTGA
- the tph1a gene encoding tryptophan 5-hydroxylase 1a isoform X1 — protein MYSARIDGPRRGRSFDSMNTGFEEKQLNNEMNRSTFSRIQENGDNRSQAPERGRAAVVFSLKNEVGGLVKALKLFQVQEKHVNLVHIESRKSKRRSSEFEIFVDCDSNREQLNEIIQLLRAHVSAVSAGPPDNSCLPDHDMENVPWFPKKISDLDKCANRVLMYGSDLDADHPGFKDNVYRKRRKYFADLAMSYKHGDPIPRIEFTEEEVKTWGTVYRELNKLYPTHACREYLKNLPLLSQYCDCREDNIPQLEDVSRFLRERTGFTIRPVAGYLSPRDFLAGLAFRVFHCTQYVRHSSDPLYTPEPDTCHELLGHVPLLAEPSFAQFSQEIGLASLGASDDAVQKLATCYFFTVEFGLCKQEGKLRAYGAGLLSSISELKHALSGNSKIMPFDPKVTCKQECIITTFQDVYFVSESFEEAKLKMREFAKTIRRPFTVRYNPYTQSVDVLGDTTSINRVVEELRHDLDIVGDALSRLNKHLGV, from the exons ATGTATTCAGCTAGGATCGACGGGCCGAGGAGGGGCAGGTCTTTCGACTCCATGAACACGGGTTTCGAAGAGAAGCAGCTTAACAATGAA ATGAACCGCTCCACCTTCAGCAGGATCCAGGAGAACGGGGACAACAGGAGCCAGGCGCCCGAGCGCGGCCGCGCCGCCGTGGTCTTCTCGCTGAAGAATGAGGTGGGAGGGCTGGTGAAGGCGCTCAAACTCTTCCAGGTACAG gAGAAGCACGTCAACCTGGTTCACATCGAGTCCCGGAAGTCGAAGCGGCGCAGCTCGGAGTTCGAGATCTTCGTGGACTGCGACAGCAACCGCGAGCAGCTGAACGAGATCATCCAGCTGCTGCGGGCACACGTCAGCGCCGTGTCCGCCGGCCCGCCCGACAACTCCTGCCTGCCGGACCACG ACATGGAGAACGTGCCCTGGTTTCCCAAGAAAATCTCGGACCTGGATAAGTGTGCCAACAGGGTGCTGATGTACGGCTCCGATCTAGACGCCGACCACCCG GGCTTCAAAGACAACGTCTACCGCAAGAGGAGGAAGTACTTTGCGGACTTGGCAATGAGCTACAAGCA tGGGGACCCCATCCCCCGTATCGAGTTCACAGAGGAGGAGGTGAAGACCTGGGGGACGGTGTACAGGGAGCTCAACAAGCTGTACCCCACTCATGCCTGCCGCGAGTACCTCAAGAACCTGCCCCTGCTCTCCCAGTACTGCGACTGCCGCGAGGATAACATCCCCCAGCTGGAGGACGTCTCCCGGTTCCTCCGGG AACGCACAGGGTTCACTATCCGACCAGTGGCAGGATACCTGTCCCCCAGAGATTTCCTCGCTGGCCTAGCCTTTCGGGTTTTCCACTGTACCCAGTACGTGCGGCACAGCTCTGATCCTCTCTACACACCTGAACC AGACACGTGCCACGAGCTGCTGGGCCACGTGCCCCTGCTGGCGGAGCCCAGTTTCGCGCAGTTCTCGCAGGAGATCGGCCTGGCGTCGCTCGGGGCCTCGGACGACGCTGTGCAGAAACTGGCCACG TGCTACTTCTTCACGGTGGAGTTCGGGCTGTGCAAGCAGGAGGGCAAGCTGAGGGCGTACGGAGCGGGCCTGCTGTCCTCCATCAGCGAGCTCAAG CATGCCCTCTCCGGGAACTCCAAGATCATGCCCTTCGACCCCAAGGTCACGTGCAAGCAGGAGTGCATCATCACCACATTCCAGGACGTGTACTTTGTGTCCGAGAGCTTCGAGGAGGCCAAGCTCAAGATGAG GGAGTTTGCGAAGACCATCCGGCGCCCCTTCACGGTGCGCTACAACCCCTACACCCAGAGCGTGGACGTGCTGGGGGACACCACCAGCATCAACAGGGTGGTGGAGGAGCTGCGGCACGACCTCGACATCGTGGGCGACGCCCTCAGCCGGCTCAACAAGCACCTGGGGGTCTGA
- the tph1a gene encoding tryptophan 5-hydroxylase 1a isoform X3 → MLPGFRLAGRRAGQRLGAGACQGRMNRSTFSRIQENGDNRSQAPERGRAAVVFSLKNEVGGLVKALKLFQVQEKHVNLVHIESRKSKRRSSEFEIFVDCDSNREQLNEIIQLLRAHVSAVSAGPPDNSCLPDHDMENVPWFPKKISDLDKCANRVLMYGSDLDADHPGFKDNVYRKRRKYFADLAMSYKHGDPIPRIEFTEEEVKTWGTVYRELNKLYPTHACREYLKNLPLLSQYCDCREDNIPQLEDVSRFLRERTGFTIRPVAGYLSPRDFLAGLAFRVFHCTQYVRHSSDPLYTPEPDTCHELLGHVPLLAEPSFAQFSQEIGLASLGASDDAVQKLATCYFFTVEFGLCKQEGKLRAYGAGLLSSISELKHALSGNSKIMPFDPKVTCKQECIITTFQDVYFVSESFEEAKLKMREFAKTIRRPFTVRYNPYTQSVDVLGDTTSINRVVEELRHDLDIVGDALSRLNKHLGV, encoded by the exons ATGCTCCCGGGGTTCCGGCTGGCCGGGCGGCGGGCGGGGCAGCGCCTGGGCGCGGGAGCCTGCCAGGGAAGG ATGAACCGCTCCACCTTCAGCAGGATCCAGGAGAACGGGGACAACAGGAGCCAGGCGCCCGAGCGCGGCCGCGCCGCCGTGGTCTTCTCGCTGAAGAATGAGGTGGGAGGGCTGGTGAAGGCGCTCAAACTCTTCCAGGTACAG gAGAAGCACGTCAACCTGGTTCACATCGAGTCCCGGAAGTCGAAGCGGCGCAGCTCGGAGTTCGAGATCTTCGTGGACTGCGACAGCAACCGCGAGCAGCTGAACGAGATCATCCAGCTGCTGCGGGCACACGTCAGCGCCGTGTCCGCCGGCCCGCCCGACAACTCCTGCCTGCCGGACCACG ACATGGAGAACGTGCCCTGGTTTCCCAAGAAAATCTCGGACCTGGATAAGTGTGCCAACAGGGTGCTGATGTACGGCTCCGATCTAGACGCCGACCACCCG GGCTTCAAAGACAACGTCTACCGCAAGAGGAGGAAGTACTTTGCGGACTTGGCAATGAGCTACAAGCA tGGGGACCCCATCCCCCGTATCGAGTTCACAGAGGAGGAGGTGAAGACCTGGGGGACGGTGTACAGGGAGCTCAACAAGCTGTACCCCACTCATGCCTGCCGCGAGTACCTCAAGAACCTGCCCCTGCTCTCCCAGTACTGCGACTGCCGCGAGGATAACATCCCCCAGCTGGAGGACGTCTCCCGGTTCCTCCGGG AACGCACAGGGTTCACTATCCGACCAGTGGCAGGATACCTGTCCCCCAGAGATTTCCTCGCTGGCCTAGCCTTTCGGGTTTTCCACTGTACCCAGTACGTGCGGCACAGCTCTGATCCTCTCTACACACCTGAACC AGACACGTGCCACGAGCTGCTGGGCCACGTGCCCCTGCTGGCGGAGCCCAGTTTCGCGCAGTTCTCGCAGGAGATCGGCCTGGCGTCGCTCGGGGCCTCGGACGACGCTGTGCAGAAACTGGCCACG TGCTACTTCTTCACGGTGGAGTTCGGGCTGTGCAAGCAGGAGGGCAAGCTGAGGGCGTACGGAGCGGGCCTGCTGTCCTCCATCAGCGAGCTCAAG CATGCCCTCTCCGGGAACTCCAAGATCATGCCCTTCGACCCCAAGGTCACGTGCAAGCAGGAGTGCATCATCACCACATTCCAGGACGTGTACTTTGTGTCCGAGAGCTTCGAGGAGGCCAAGCTCAAGATGAG GGAGTTTGCGAAGACCATCCGGCGCCCCTTCACGGTGCGCTACAACCCCTACACCCAGAGCGTGGACGTGCTGGGGGACACCACCAGCATCAACAGGGTGGTGGAGGAGCTGCGGCACGACCTCGACATCGTGGGCGACGCCCTCAGCCGGCTCAACAAGCACCTGGGGGTCTGA